One Arvicanthis niloticus isolate mArvNil1 chromosome X, mArvNil1.pat.X, whole genome shotgun sequence genomic window, tgaagaatcggCTGTGATTAAGAAGATACTAGAACTGCTAGTGTGAAACTTTTGCTTTTCTGGGATATTCAATGTTGGTTGGCTCATGCTGAAAAACTGGTGATTAGGAAGAGACCAGTATCATTAAGGTGAAATCTTCTATAAAGTGTTTTTagagggtcagcacacagaaactgtgttccagatatggctaagggtttacctcctgctgcagctgaacttggtactataagagtcacccaggtggtactggttttgaaaacattaggggtcatggagagcagctgaggcctgTCACTGTGAAAGGACAGGGGAGGTCATTGGTGAAGATACAACCTCAGTAGCAGTTTGTGACCCAGGACTTAGGGGTCATACAGGAAAGTTAAagtttggcaccatgaagaaagcCTAGGAGAGTACACCATGAAGTACAGCCCAGTTGCAGCTGAAGACAGTAGCATTTTGGAGATATCAGTACCATGGGacaaccaccaagaacagcatcaGTAGTGGAGTGGAGCCTGCCAGAGCTTAGAAGccagacaagctgtgtgtgctgtagAGGACAGAGCCAAAGAAGCAACCTAAGCTCTTTAGATGAACCCACAAGATCATGAATGAATCCCAGACATTGCACATTGAGTTATTTTTATAGATGGAGTTccattttgctttgttcagattatgactgtgccctggttctttccCTCTTGAAATGAGaagttatttcatttaattttgatttttacaggAGCCTACAGAGGAATGACTTTGCTCTTTTAAAGGAGATTGTGGGATACTATATAAAGAGACTGgagttttaatgtgtttgaatttgtaagaACTGggggactttttttaaaaaattgtattttatattgtgatatgaATATTAACATGCCATGTTGGgaataaatgagaaaggaaaagtttTGAGAAGCAATATGTTTGTGAGTCAGGTGAGCAAGATGTCAGTTTTACtgactaattttatgtcaacaaaACAAGCCAAAATCATCAGAGAGTATggagtctcagttgagaaaaataccccataagatcaggctatagTCAAGCCTTTAGGTCACTTTCTTAATTAAGGATTGATGTGAGAACTTTGAGCCCATTGTCAGTAGAGGCACCTCTGACTTGATTCCTAGGTGTTGTAGTTGGATGGGACTCTTAGTTGCCTCTCTTCTTTGGAAGCCTGTATGGCAATTTCTGATGCCATGAAAGCTAGACCTCAGGATGAGTAAATTAGGTCTGTTCTACCTAATGGGCCTCTGGAGCCAATTTCTGAAGTgcatgttgtcttcagcaatagagacttaCCTTTTGCGTCTGGGAATTAACCAAGGACAACAGCAATAGGCTATATTTTGTTGAGGCAGCCCTAACCAAGGATTCAATGAGGGCTCCCCATACCTGGCATTGGGATTTTTATTGGGTAGTCTTCGATTCTTTGAGGAAGCACCACCAGCTCAGATGAGAACAGTTCATTAGAACTATGTGTCTATACTTATATACTTAAGTACCTGTGTTATAGGGATTTTTAGGTaaatagttaatagtatgatttcttctatcttttttaGTCATCTATATTGttttaccttcttttctcttcctgtatTTACCTCCCTTTCCTAATGAGCCTGCACTTTGCCAGATCACTTGTATCCTGCTATTTCCTTttgccctcctcctttcttcttctgtatttacctccctccctctccatatGAAGCCCCCTCCCATTTTCTGTTATAGCACTGTATCCTGTATTCTAccatcctcttttccttctttctactttcttttgtaTTCACTCCCATTCACTAAGGACTCCCCCTTTCCCATATCTGTAATCAGATTATTTACACATTGCCGTTCCCCTCTCTATTGTTCCCCAAGCCCCCTATCCTGGCTATAGTTCccttttactttcctggtttctataGTTACTACAAGCTATGTACTCACATCTGAACATTTGGAGCTAGGAGCTCTCCAATCATAGAACATGGGACATCCAAAGGACAATTTTTAAACTCACAATTTTAACAGAACCCAGTTACAATAGGGTGAAACTACAAGtcttttttgattaattgttTAAGAGTTCTGCTTTTAGGACTAAATTACAGTTTGAAATAAGAAATTCTAAACTCCCCTTGAATAAAACAATGATGGTTTATTGGAACTAGAATACCAGAAGCTAATGTGGGAACGCTTATGTCTTCCAACAAAATGTCCAGTCACAAAATTGCTATCAATTTAATCCTTGTCAGGCTGTAAGgattacttaatattttttaacatttttacccACATTGATATTAGGGTCCTATGGTTAGGTTTCTGTGGTCATAATCTGTTTGATGATGGCAGCTGTTCTCAAATTGGTCCTTAACGCACACAAAGATTTTGGCTTTTGATTGCTTCATCTTCTGGTAGTCAGAAAATCATACATGtcttgatatatatgtatatataaagtccCTTTTCTCCCCTAACCTCTTCAGTTATCTTTGGGGCTTGAGTATGTTCATACTGGACTGGCTGACTTGAGTGGTTTGTCTGACTCTTCAGTACCATATGAGCATGATGATGGATGGTAGTTTAACTTTTAAATGTCCATTCAGCTTtcaaacagaaatgttcttccttGCTCAGTCTTGTTGGCCCTGCTtgtgaagagaaaggaaggagcagAACTTCTAGGCAATTATAGCTTGACAGAAGGGCAAAATATCAAATATGAGGTTACAGTTTGACTTATACAAACAGGAATTTGAAAGCACCAGTACATACCATACAGTATTGTGTGAAGTACTGGGATCAGATGGAAACACTTTACTGGGAGTGTTGCAAGGCAAAGGTACACTTTTTGTATATTGCATACAGCAGAAGAATCGAGCGTAGCATCTGTTTGCACATGGCCATTGTCATCTCAATCTGTTGCTCCTTGAGGCCAGTGGGCCACTGTTGGTCTTTACTGACAATTTTGCTGAAGGCTGATGTTTCAGAAACTCTGAAGGTTCCAGTCCACCTGGGTGGCTGGATGGTAATAACCCTGCCAAAGACTGAATCCAATCCAATGAGACGGATGGGCTGGGGCTTCTTAATCACTCGCTTCTTCCTGGCTGCTGTTCCTCTCTGGGGATCAGGTGGGTGGCCAGATAACTCTGAGCTCTTCACAGCTTCCGTCCTGGGTCTCTCTAAGACTACAGCAACTTCATGAAAGCACTGATGTACTTCAAGATCAGAAGGGCTCTGTGGAAAGAAAGGTGAGACCCTAAAAGGATGTTTGGAGGCAAATGTAGGTGTTGTTCTCCGCAGCCATTGCAAATTCTCATCTAGGGGGGTCCATGGTGACCAGAGCTGGTATCCTGCCATTGATAGTCTGACTGCACTCCCCAACGCAATACAGACTCCAAAGTAGCAGCTGAGTCTTTTCTGTGTCTGGCACTTAGCAACAGCCTTTGTGACCTAAGGCCACCAGAATCTAACTCACAGCAGGGCTGGAGGCTAGAGGTACCCTTCTGTGAGGTGTCAGGGACTGCCTACTGCCCAATCCTCAGAAGCCAGATATGGGACACTGGAGGCTAAGAAAAATTTTTTGGGTTCCATAATCACATTATGAGTAAAGAATGAtagtttagatttattttgttatgtaATAAAAGCAAATAGGAAATAAGATGTTATAATTATACCAATAAACAGATAAAACCATCAGTAAGTCACCTGTAACActatcttaaataaaataacaagtaaTGAACAAATCTAAAAAGATATTTCCACTATTTCTTGTTCTTCATCTATCTTCTTTGTGGTTCTCTTCTCATTGGATGCTTCCATTCAGAAAAACTACAGTCGTgattttgaaatatgttttatttatcttgttcTATATCtgtatttggttgtttggttggttttggtagTTTCTTCAAGATGGAGTCTGTGTGTTGAATTTGTAACGTACTGGTAGAGGACATGCCTAGTATGTATGGGGCTCTGAGTTCATTCTCCAATGCTGAGAAAAAAGATCAAAGGATAATCCCTTGATaagtgtggtgatttgaacagGCATGGCCCACATAGTCTCAGGTGGTTGAATACTTGTCCcatagggagtgtcactattaggaagtacagccttattgaaggaagtgtgtcactgtgggggtggcctttgaggtctcctgtgctcaagctatACACAGTCTCCTTTTACTAACTTTGAattaagatgcagaactctcggctccttctccagcaccatgcctgcctgtactCTGCCATGTTTCCTGTAGTGACAAtgatggactaaaactctgaaactataagtcaatgccatgttttctttgataagagttgctgtagttatggtgtttcttcatagcaaaacaaaacaaacaaacaccctaacTAAGGTACTaagtagtccaggctagtcttaaactttctatatatcccagactggccttgaatttgctttGTATCCCTAGGTACCCTGTTATACACACTATATAACCCAGGTTAGCCCCAAACACATGGTCATCCTGCCTCAGTTCCCCAAGTGTGGGGACTACAGTTCCATACTACCATGTCTGTGCttgttctctgttttgttttgctttaatctATCTTTGAAGATAGGCATTCACTAGTGTGAAGCAATGTCATTGACATTGGAGAACACACCTCCATGtgggtagaaaaaaaatggagggacATTGTCTCAGAGCCACAGGGACCTCTATTCACATTCAACACTCAAAGTGAAACAAAATCAGTGAGGTTTTTGATAAGGGGAAGAATCAACTGTAGACTTCAAGTGAGAAACAGATACCTAAGTTCTTACGTATAAGCTATAGAAGGAATCTTGGGGCTTTGGAGTACATTATTTGAAGTAGTTAATCTTAAATAAAATTGAGGGGGGAGAacaaaaatatcttgatgtaCTCACTTCCTTATGAAACAAAGTTTTATGAATTAAATTATAAGATTATTTATAAAAGCACTTGGCAGCCCTAAATATGAGAAAGAAACCCAATTAAGatagaaatacatacacacacacacacacacacacacacacacacacatatatatatatatatatatatatatatatataatcagtgtAAGTTTGCTATATAGAGACCACACAAAGCTCTTACAATAGATGTTTAGAAAAGATAATAAGTATGGTTCACTGACTATCTTAATAGTGTTGCCTATGGTATTTCAGGAAAAAGTGTGATTTCTGTGTACAGTACCCATATAGGTAAATCTCCTGTCAACTACGCTGAAATACTTGACATAGTAAGAAAAATACTGGAGATATAAACATTAGGTTAGATCTGAGAAGGGTGATGGCAAGGGAGGAAgggctctttctctttcttatacCCCTCAAATCTTTTCCTATATTTAAATCCTGCTTCAGCAACACACAACTCACTACAAGTTAAAATTATCATCACAATTGATATTTTTGATCAATCAATCTTTCATCGGGATTTTAGTAGTCATTTGCTAGGACGATCACTAAGGTCTTCAAAAAGTGTTTTGTGTCACTTGCTGTATACagctgtattagttacttttttattgctatgataaaataccatgaccaagtcaactcataaaagcatttaattggactTAACGTTTCAGCAGGTAAGAATCTATGATGGCAGAGCAAAAGCATTGTAGCATGAACCTtagagagctcacatctcaaactGTAAGCAGGAAGTAAAGAGAAGCAGCTTGAAATTGTGAAATAGTacgagtcttttgaaacctcaaaaccttcCCTGTGacatacctccttcaacaaggccacatctcctaatactTCCTAAACAATTCCATCAACTAGAGTCCAAGTATTGAAACAATGAGCATCtaggggacattctcattcaaattaccacaaCAGAATACATTCAGGTCAGAATATATTGTTATACCCTTAGTAACTTATAATCCTATGAgtctttttttaattaagcaCATTGGCTAAATATAAAAAGTATCAGGGACGAGTCAAGCTAATCACACAAACTCCCATATCATTCAACCAAAGTTAGTTTTAATGTATCTTATAAaactaaatacatataaaataaacaatccagaaaattcaaaacattataGTATATAATTTAAGGTATAGTTCTGCTACcacaaataataatgaatttGACACAATCAAAAACACTTCCACTATAttatctcatatatatgtatgaatatttttatcCAAAACCATGGAGTGGCTCCCAGTTAGGTTGTGGTATGGGAAATTTTcagtttattcatttccttttgattGTTTAGTCAttttcatatatgaaataaatgtaCACTAGACAGAAAACAGTAAGAGTATACAAATTATATTACACCTCTAAGTCATGAGAGGACTAAATTCTCAAGGGTCAAAATAATTGTTCAACCTTTTCTTGTGGTACTCAGAGCCATATCCAGGGTCTTAACTTCCTAGGGAAGAGCTCTGTACTGAGCCATATACTTAGATCAAGTTGACTACCATGTAGACCTTGGTCTTCTGGGATGAAGAAAAGTAACACAGGTTGTAAGTAGCATCTGCCTTTGGCCACCTCCATGTGAATAGATGTCAAACTCCCAATCTCTTCTTCCTGTGGGAAGTTTCACTTAGGCAGGAAATGAGGAAAGTTGAGAAGAAAAGCTCATATCTACATTCACTGTTTCTTTTACTAATGTAGAGATAGAtgcacatttctttttataaaagcaCAACTTTTAGAATCATCCCAAATCTGCAGATCTCCATACGTCTTTTAAATCAACACTAAATATGCCAAAGAAACACATTTGTAGTAAAATAGTTTACCTTCTCACAGATGATACAATCcaaattcttttatatttccaCTTTCTTGTCCCCAGTGTCTTTTCTAAATGTCTCTTTTAGTTGTCTATGGGGAATCCTACTCAGACTGGTAAACTGTCTAGCCATTTACACAGACGTTGTGTACATTTATATGGTATGACATAGTTGGAGTCTAGAGGGTCATGTAAGCTGGGCAGAAGAAGGATTGAGTAAGAAATGGCTACTAAAAGAGGCAGCCTAGCATACATATTGATACTCTGCAAAAGCCTTTCTTACTGTGGCCTTCACTAGATTAGAGTTAAGAAGCCTATTGCCAGATAATCCTTCCCATTGACTGGGTCTATCAGTGTCCTTTCCAGACCTATAGAATTTGATGACATAATTATTAATAATCATCACCTACCTGACTGGCTTTATAATAACTAAGAAAATATGCCTCTGTGAACTTCTGTAAATGAgtgtctagattaggttaactaaGGTGGGATGATCTACCCTGAATTTAGATGGAACCGTCTCATGGGCTGGGGTTCTGActtgaataaaaaggagacaggGAGCTGAGCAACAGTGGTCATtactctttgcttcctgattgAGAATGTAATTAATGCACCAAGCTTAATGCAGGAGCTTAATCCTGTTCCTGCTGCTGGGCCTTCCCTGCCAGAAAGGTCTGTGCCTTCAAATAGTGAAGCAAAATATTCCTTCTCATattgtcacagcagtgagaaaagtaactagtaGATTCATCTTGTTAAATATATGATAGAACAGAAAAGATAATACAGGAAATGTATGTCCATTTATTTATGATGAGAAAATTTATAGCAAAACTCTCTCAAGACAGGTAAATACCATAAACAtgagtcataaaataataatttctaatcTGCTGGTACAATACCTCTGTTTTGGTCCACAGTATTCTTGATTTATACTCTTTAATTTTCTCTCCATGGCTTAATAAACCTTC contains:
- the LOC117693987 gene encoding FANCD2 opposite strand protein-like, which codes for MAGYQLWSPWTPLDENLQWLRRTTPTFASKHPFRVSPFFPQSPSDLEVHQCFHEVAVVLERPRTEAVKSSELSGHPPDPQRGTAARKKRVIKKPQPIRLIGLDSVFGRVITIQPPRWTGTFRVSETSAFSKIVSKDQQWPTGLKEQQIEMTMAMCKQMLRSILLLYAIYKKCTFALQHSQ